The Flavobacterium praedii genome window below encodes:
- a CDS encoding nucleotidyl transferase AbiEii/AbiGii toxin family protein, whose amino-acid sequence MAIDANNIYRRQVQLLVRVLPLVDTEKCFALKGGTAINLFYRALPRLSVDIDLLYIPMEDRETALINIRAALSRISKSIQQKIPGSKVQDAHEQSDALRLIVSQGEVRIKVELSPVIRGTVFPEERMEVVEEVEREFGYVEMQVASLPDLYAGKLCAALDRQHPRDLFDVKFLLENEGLTDNLRKTFLIFLISHQRPMSELLAPNRKDITEIYETEFKQMAEVDVPLQQLEEARENLIYQINSQMTENEKKFLLSFKNKIPDWDLLEIENTSTIANLPSVLWKMINLKKIPAQKHKEAFEKLQNILYPANIK is encoded by the coding sequence ATGGCTATAGATGCAAACAATATATACCGCAGACAAGTACAACTTTTAGTTCGTGTTTTACCGTTAGTGGACACCGAAAAATGTTTTGCGCTAAAAGGAGGGACAGCAATTAACTTATTTTACAGAGCACTTCCTCGTCTTTCGGTTGACATCGATTTACTATACATACCAATGGAGGATCGAGAAACAGCTTTGATAAATATTAGAGCAGCTTTATCAAGAATAAGTAAATCGATTCAGCAAAAAATACCGGGAAGTAAAGTACAAGATGCACACGAACAAAGCGATGCACTACGCTTAATTGTAAGTCAAGGAGAAGTACGCATTAAAGTAGAATTATCTCCAGTAATCAGAGGAACGGTTTTTCCAGAAGAAAGAATGGAGGTTGTAGAAGAAGTAGAAAGAGAATTTGGATATGTAGAAATGCAAGTAGCATCACTTCCCGATTTATATGCTGGTAAATTATGCGCTGCTTTAGACAGACAACATCCGAGAGATTTATTTGATGTAAAATTTCTTCTCGAAAACGAAGGGCTAACAGATAATTTACGAAAAACATTCTTAATATTTCTAATAAGTCATCAAAGACCAATGTCAGAACTATTGGCTCCAAATCGAAAAGATATTACTGAAATTTACGAAACAGAGTTTAAACAAATGGCTGAAGTAGATGTTCCTTTACAACAATTGGAAGAAGCTAGAGAAAACTTGATTTATCAAATAAACTCTCAAATGACCGAAAATGAAAAGAAATTTCTTTTGTCTTTCAAAAACAAAATTCCTGATTGGGATTTACTGGAAATAGAGAACACTTCTACAATTGCTAATCTTCCTTCAGTGCTTTGGAAAATGATAAATCTTAAAAAGATTCCTGCTCAAAAGCATAAAGAGGCATTTGAAAAATTGCAAAATATATTATACCCAGCAAATATAAAATAG
- a CDS encoding tyrosine-type recombinase/integrase, whose protein sequence is MNLKYFIKKSKSATSNIYVRFWDSNRIDQTAGTKLNVQFEHWNKDKQEVKNIATISNRDFTNSKLRNLKTFILDQYNIDFNSQQNINDTWLKTQINIFFGRVNTDESHKIYFVAWIEKFIADCPNKATPPSESTVIKFNRVKNKLTDYQTHFDIKLRFQDIDLKFYESFLFYCQKIEILNNNTVGGFITIIKNWCSKIEIEGLPISLQYKHSDFKAISNKTKDVYLTEAEIDSVFNYNFEQMERLDRTRDNFIIGLRTGLRISDFMKLKQLNIVGDYIEIETSKTEHPVVIPMHPQVKAILQKRNGELPPTISDQKFNEYVKEVCKTIGFAQKVDGAKMMNKKDEKDFFGDSKVKIKSMMRKEFGSYPKHELITSHTCRRSFASNLYSKLDNPTIMAITGHKTETMFLKYIKITPREHAEKLKEHWKKVEAEKQAKKKKI, encoded by the coding sequence ATGAACCTAAAATATTTCATTAAAAAATCAAAGTCTGCAACTTCTAATATTTACGTCCGTTTTTGGGACAGTAACCGCATTGACCAAACAGCAGGAACAAAACTAAATGTTCAGTTTGAGCATTGGAACAAAGATAAGCAAGAAGTTAAAAATATCGCTACCATTTCCAACAGAGATTTTACAAACAGTAAATTACGCAATTTAAAAACGTTTATTCTCGACCAGTACAATATTGATTTTAATTCACAACAAAACATAAATGATACTTGGTTAAAGACACAGATAAATATTTTCTTTGGCAGAGTCAATACCGATGAATCGCATAAAATTTATTTTGTGGCTTGGATAGAGAAATTTATTGCCGATTGTCCCAACAAAGCAACGCCACCCTCAGAAAGCACCGTTATAAAATTCAACAGGGTTAAAAACAAACTTACCGATTATCAAACCCACTTCGATATAAAACTTCGATTTCAAGATATTGATTTGAAATTTTACGAGAGTTTTTTATTTTACTGCCAAAAAATAGAAATACTGAACAATAATACCGTTGGAGGGTTTATTACCATCATAAAAAACTGGTGCAGTAAAATAGAAATTGAAGGATTACCAATTAGTCTGCAATACAAACACAGTGATTTTAAGGCTATTTCCAACAAAACAAAAGATGTTTACCTCACAGAAGCCGAAATAGACAGCGTTTTTAACTATAATTTTGAGCAAATGGAGCGATTGGACAGAACTAGGGATAATTTTATAATCGGATTACGTACAGGGCTTAGAATTTCGGACTTTATGAAACTAAAGCAACTCAATATCGTAGGGGATTATATAGAAATTGAAACTAGCAAAACTGAACATCCCGTAGTTATTCCGATGCACCCCCAAGTAAAGGCGATTTTGCAAAAAAGAAACGGAGAACTTCCTCCTACTATATCTGACCAAAAATTTAATGAATATGTAAAAGAAGTTTGTAAAACTATAGGGTTTGCCCAAAAAGTGGACGGGGCAAAAATGATGAATAAAAAAGACGAAAAGGACTTTTTTGGGGACAGTAAAGTCAAAATAAAAAGTATGATGCGAAAAGAGTTTGGCTCGTATCCCAAACATGAACTTATAACCTCCCATACTTGCAGACGTTCCTTTGCCAGTAATCTTTACTCCAAATTGGACAATCCTACGATAATGGCAATTACAGGGCATAAAACGGAAACCATGTTTTTGAAATACATAAAAATCACTCCGAGAGAACACGCAGAAAAGTTAAAAGAGCATTGGAAAAAAGTAGAAGCCGAAAAACAAGCAAAAAAAAAGAAAATATAA
- a CDS encoding DEAD/DEAH box helicase produces MQSNPINNIQLFKFVFTGREDVFAVRWEKGSKSGYMPAYFYDPYRYRAHKMNGGTFQNYADKEYLALSEREIEKHLNGEQHIGIYPLLKDNTSWFIVADFDKVDWLEDCKKFIYACNQKGISAYLERSRSGKGGHVWIFFEQPYPAIKSRKIFISILEQTGVFSLFDKSSSFDRMFPNQDFLSGKGFGNLIALPLYKKTYQQGNSCFIDIESLEPIPNQWDFIKNIQKISMIKLDELHQIYNAQQDIPASIIPKLHNEKLTIRLANDIKINRFAISTALINFLKEELNFLNTEFLVKKKIGKNTFGTERYFKLVKETENKVIIPRGFIGKIIRFCRESKIEYDFRDERRKLKEVSFLFNAQLLEHQQKVIDAIEKKDLGIVVAPPGSGKTIVGLKIIAEKKQPALIITHRKQIADQWIERIETFLGIPKNEIGKIGQGKTKIGKQITVAMIQSLSKELEKPDTRKILNAFGTIIVDECHHIPAETFRNAISKLQTFYLYGLTATPFRKYNDSKLIFIHLGEVIAEIKSNEISTSKRPKIIIRNTELDVPFNSKTDKFETLSKILVHDSTRNKSILEDVINELKFDKKVVIITERKEHIDSLNQYLKQSYEVITLSGEDSESAKNSKWKLLKYGNYQVLITTGQFFGEGTDLQNTNCLFLVYPFSFEGKLIQYIGRVQRSEIAPTIYDYRDIKIDYLNKMFMKRNTYYRKIDKLATLFDEPEEEITVSKDSFIIDQKIKIPFEKLEFRYGSIAFKYSDPEMKTELEFDIENFEIRPEFEVLKDYFSKTLKIKNITAVIHAEFENGKLISQLALSNDLEKITQKLIEGVKFKFIAKTFLSKATTIDQENLLDINQLQNESNIKLYDSGDELVNDFLQNQNYKHQAHLQYLAKHHERTILKIRFVLNPFSFVFLLAGKTGFHFVLETLNTEEATYIWHFDKDKQFIPDILKQIDNYLNTIRNNGRQSFIENLPDNFSKVLHDYSTDRKGFIIWKNLIEERLT; encoded by the coding sequence ATGCAATCAAATCCAATAAATAACATCCAACTATTCAAATTTGTTTTTACGGGAAGAGAAGATGTGTTTGCGGTTCGTTGGGAAAAAGGGAGCAAAAGTGGCTATATGCCAGCCTATTTTTATGACCCATATCGTTATCGAGCTCATAAAATGAATGGTGGAACTTTTCAAAACTATGCAGATAAAGAATATTTAGCACTTTCTGAAAGGGAAATTGAAAAACACCTCAATGGCGAACAGCACATTGGAATTTATCCTTTACTCAAAGACAATACATCGTGGTTTATTGTTGCTGATTTTGATAAAGTTGATTGGCTAGAAGACTGTAAAAAGTTTATATACGCTTGTAATCAAAAAGGAATATCAGCCTATTTGGAACGTTCTCGTTCGGGTAAAGGCGGACACGTTTGGATATTTTTTGAACAACCTTATCCAGCTATAAAAAGCAGAAAGATTTTCATTTCAATTTTAGAGCAAACAGGAGTTTTTTCTTTGTTTGACAAAAGTTCCAGTTTTGACAGAATGTTTCCCAATCAGGATTTTCTGTCCGGAAAAGGATTTGGAAATTTGATAGCACTTCCGTTATATAAGAAAACTTACCAACAAGGAAACAGTTGTTTTATTGATATTGAAAGCTTAGAACCAATCCCAAATCAATGGGATTTCATAAAGAATATACAAAAAATTTCGATGATAAAACTTGATGAACTACATCAAATTTATAATGCACAACAAGATATTCCTGCATCGATTATTCCAAAATTACACAATGAAAAATTAACTATAAGATTGGCAAACGACATAAAAATTAATCGCTTTGCCATTTCAACTGCATTAATTAATTTTCTGAAAGAAGAATTAAATTTTCTAAATACGGAATTTTTAGTCAAAAAGAAGATTGGAAAAAATACTTTTGGGACAGAACGTTATTTCAAACTAGTTAAAGAAACGGAAAACAAAGTAATCATTCCACGAGGTTTTATTGGTAAAATAATTCGCTTTTGTAGAGAAAGTAAAATTGAATATGATTTCAGGGATGAAAGGAGAAAATTAAAAGAAGTTTCTTTTTTATTCAACGCACAACTCTTGGAACATCAGCAAAAAGTGATTGATGCGATTGAAAAGAAAGATTTAGGAATTGTTGTCGCGCCGCCGGGTTCTGGGAAAACCATTGTCGGGCTAAAAATTATTGCGGAGAAAAAGCAACCTGCATTAATAATCACTCATCGCAAACAAATTGCCGACCAATGGATTGAAAGAATTGAAACTTTTCTTGGAATTCCAAAAAATGAGATTGGCAAAATTGGACAAGGCAAAACTAAAATCGGTAAGCAAATAACGGTTGCTATGATTCAGAGTTTATCAAAAGAATTAGAAAAACCTGATACCAGAAAAATTTTAAATGCTTTTGGGACTATCATTGTGGACGAATGTCATCATATCCCTGCTGAAACATTTAGAAATGCAATTTCAAAATTACAAACCTTTTATTTGTATGGCTTAACAGCAACGCCATTTCGAAAATACAATGACAGTAAACTTATTTTTATTCATTTAGGTGAAGTAATTGCTGAAATAAAATCAAATGAAATAAGCACATCTAAAAGGCCAAAAATTATCATTCGAAACACTGAACTTGATGTGCCATTCAACTCAAAAACAGACAAATTTGAAACTTTATCAAAAATTCTAGTTCACGATTCTACTCGAAACAAATCAATTCTTGAAGATGTGATTAATGAATTGAAATTTGACAAAAAAGTTGTTATTATTACAGAACGTAAAGAACATATTGACTCGCTAAATCAATATTTAAAACAATCTTATGAAGTAATTACTTTAAGTGGAGAAGATTCTGAAAGTGCCAAAAATTCAAAATGGAAATTACTAAAGTACGGAAATTATCAAGTATTAATCACCACTGGGCAATTCTTTGGTGAAGGAACTGATCTGCAAAACACCAATTGTCTATTTCTTGTTTATCCTTTTTCTTTTGAGGGCAAATTAATTCAATACATCGGTAGAGTCCAACGATCGGAAATAGCTCCAACAATTTATGATTATCGAGACATTAAGATTGATTACTTGAACAAAATGTTTATGAAGAGAAACACCTATTACAGAAAAATAGATAAACTAGCCACCTTATTTGACGAACCCGAAGAGGAAATTACTGTTTCAAAAGATTCTTTCATTATTGATCAAAAAATAAAGATTCCATTTGAAAAGCTTGAATTTAGATACGGAAGTATTGCTTTTAAATACAGTGATCCTGAAATGAAAACTGAACTTGAATTTGATATTGAAAATTTTGAAATTAGACCCGAATTTGAAGTTTTGAAAGATTATTTCTCCAAGACTCTCAAAATTAAAAACATTACTGCTGTAATTCACGCTGAATTTGAAAACGGAAAATTGATTTCACAATTGGCGCTATCCAATGATCTAGAAAAAATAACTCAAAAATTGATTGAAGGAGTGAAGTTTAAATTCATTGCGAAGACATTCTTAAGCAAAGCAACCACAATAGATCAAGAAAATTTGCTGGATATTAATCAATTGCAGAATGAAAGTAATATCAAACTATATGACTCTGGAGATGAACTAGTGAATGATTTTTTGCAGAATCAAAATTATAAGCATCAAGCGCATTTACAATATTTAGCTAAGCATCACGAGAGAACTATTCTTAAAATCCGATTCGTTTTGAATCCATTTTCATTTGTTTTCCTTCTAGCGGGAAAAACAGGATTTCATTTTGTTTTAGAAACCTTAAATACAGAAGAAGCAACCTATATTTGGCATTTTGACAAAGACAAACAATTTATTCCCGACATATTAAAACAAATTGACAACTACCTAAATACCATTAGAAATAATGGCAGACAATCTTTTATAGAAAATCTGCCCGATAATTTCAGTAAAGTACTTCACGATTATTCCACGGATAGAAAAGGTTTTATCATTTGGAAAAATTTGATTGAAGAGAGGCTAACTTAA
- a CDS encoding type IV toxin-antitoxin system AbiEi family antitoxin, whose amino-acid sequence MAINVIRRKELYEIMPEGLVTTHKWLMKNNLTRHAIDNLVKSNQLESISKGVYVRNASKISWQSVVFSLQSIFKTDLVIGGLTALEMQGLSHYLSLSENKIVHLFGNNVLPEWVVNLDLNVKFVRHTTNSLFAKKSEENKQLHPFTSERDWDNDNRKLILSSPERAYLEVLLDVPQKITFEHADQLMQGLTTLSPRNLQKILEYCQNVKVKRLFFWFADRQNYVWLGKINRENITLGSGNRMLIKGGKLDNKYKITVPEWL is encoded by the coding sequence ATGGCTATAAATGTAATACGAAGAAAAGAGTTGTACGAAATAATGCCCGAGGGTTTAGTAACCACTCATAAATGGCTTATGAAGAATAATTTAACTCGTCACGCAATAGACAATTTGGTCAAAAGTAACCAACTGGAATCCATAAGTAAAGGGGTATATGTTAGAAATGCCAGTAAAATATCTTGGCAATCGGTAGTTTTCTCCTTGCAGTCAATATTTAAAACAGATTTGGTTATAGGTGGGTTGACAGCACTTGAAATGCAGGGGCTATCTCATTACTTATCACTTTCGGAAAATAAAATAGTACATTTATTTGGAAATAATGTACTACCAGAATGGGTTGTAAATTTAGATTTGAATGTGAAATTTGTTAGACATACTACCAATAGTTTATTTGCTAAAAAATCAGAAGAAAACAAACAATTACACCCTTTTACATCAGAAAGAGATTGGGATAATGATAATAGAAAACTAATCCTGTCTTCGCCTGAAAGAGCTTATCTCGAAGTGTTATTAGACGTTCCGCAAAAAATAACTTTTGAACACGCAGATCAATTAATGCAAGGGTTAACAACATTGTCGCCTAGAAATCTTCAAAAAATACTGGAATACTGTCAAAATGTGAAAGTAAAACGGCTTTTCTTTTGGTTTGCAGATCGTCAAAATTATGTTTGGTTGGGTAAAATAAATCGAGAAAACATAACATTGGGTTCTGGAAACAGAATGCTGATAAAAGGTGGAAAATTAGATAATAAATATAAAATAACAGTTCCAGAATGGCTATAG